Within Eremothecium cymbalariae DBVPG#7215 chromosome 3, complete sequence, the genomic segment AGAATGCACTACCAAATGGGAAGAACTAAGTAGCGCCGACGGGAGCCAAGATGGAGGCAGCGGCATTGCACCTTCTACATCGCAGAAGGTCGTATACATCCCCAATAACTCGGCTAGATCTAAGTCCAAACAGCATAAGAAGGATAAATGGGTCTTTGATGAATCAGCAAGGGCTGCATCAAAAGCAATTGTGAACAGTCTATCTGTTGCTCCCATATTTGCGGTCGATGCTATTAGGGATGAGACATTAGAGATCATCTCCATAACTTCGTTGGCTCAGAAAGATGAATGGCTACGAAAAGTTTTCGGATCTGGAACAAATTCTGCACCAAGAAGCTTCGCAACCAATATCTACAATAACCTATCAAAAGAAGCTGCTAAGGGTACCAAATGGGCCATATTGCATTGCCATAAAACTGGTAAATTTTGTGTTGTAGATCTGCAACGTTGATGCGATAGTTTATAGGTTTTCCCACAGCCAAGGATTTCATTTAGAGATTACAATCCTCGAACAAATTAGCCATTACACAATATTTACAGAGTCCTGATGCATTTAACAATACCGTCTGCCAACCAGTACTTTTTCATAATTTAGTTTTGTAATATAATTGTATTCAACGCATttactatatataacttAGTTAAACCAATCTGCTTCAACATCATATAATACGTGATCTGACTGGTTTGACCCATTATATCAAAGTCTATTGAATTTATCATTAGGCAACCCTTTCAAAAGAGCGATCGAAAGTACATGTCAATGAAGCAGACCGCGTATGTTCATACATTACCTTTAGATATTTTTGcatattattatactaaCATTTACCAAGAGTCATCTTTATAGAGAAAGCCACGCCTTCCACTATCACTCAATTCCATGATGTGCTTTCAACCCATGTTATATCTGTACAAGAAAAATGGTCGTTTGAGTTGAAGACTTTTAGGTCCAGTGTAAAGAATATTCCCTCAGATGATACTAGAGTTATGTACTCTTTGACACTAACGCATCGTGATAATCAAACTGTAACTATAAAGAAACATTCAGCTATTGTCACGGGACATCATGTAACCGAACAGCTGACTTCAAATGGGTGTTCTACTGGGTTTCCAGAATCTTTTGATAACATCATAACATCTAAACTATCTAATATTTGGACGCAAAGACAGTCTATCAAAGGGGACTTCGGGAGTTCGTATAAAACTTCGGATTTGGTAGTTAGAGCGGCAAATGTGTTTTCTTCTAGTGGGTTTAAAGGATTACTCCTGGAATTGGAGGGGGATGAAAGCTCAGAAATGGATTTTGATACTAAGGTGGAGACCATACAGTCTCTTTTAGATGAAATATCGAGTCGGGAGTTTAAATTGAGCAAGGATAGAATGAAAGATACCGAACCAAACTTTTTGTGCGATTTAGCCTATCAGTATGTGAAAGTTTTAGATTAGGTGTAGTTTAGATTACGCAAAACTGTAATTgtctttgaaaaaaatgtGAAATGAAACCAATAATAACCTTGGGATGGATcattaaataaaattaCTTCCTAATTAGCTAGTTTGCTTAGCAAATCCTGAATGCTAGAAGTGATAGAATTTTGTTCATCCGGAGTAATGGCGGCGGCGTCCGTATTCAACATGGCAGTAGGCTCATAACCACTATTCATAACATCATCCGAGGCAAATACCTTAACTCGCTTGAGTTGAGGATCCGACTCATCTTCTGAGGACCTTTTTTTAGACTTGGAATCGTCGTCACTTTCTTCAGAAGAATTTTCACTATCAATTTCTTGCTCATAAGTGGGTAAGACATCGTCATTTACTGCTGATGAAGTTTGTACGTTAGATGGATCCTTCAAAGATAGTAAGAGATCTATTTCACTTATAGAGTCCAGTTCACTATTTAATACCTTTTTTTGCTCTTCTCCCAAAGTTTCTAAGTGCTTTAAAAGTGTTCTTCTCATATCGATTGATTTGTGTAATATTTCCTTCGCTGAGGTCGCAATTTTTGTTACTGTCTTGAAGTTCTCAGGATAAACCATACTTTTGGGATCAAGTGCATCCAAGGATTTCTCAAATTTTAGCCTAGTAGACTTTATGCTTGGAGTATATTTACCTAAAGATTGGTACAGTGATGTGATGTCTTCAATCTTACTGTCGGCATTGTTTGATGAACCGGTACTAGTTGGTTTTCCTTTCTTAATATGGTCCTCTATCTTGGCCAATACGTTCTCTGATAGGATTTGCCTCTGCCTCCAGATATGAACCACTCTTTTTACCTTCTTTTGTAGCTCCTGTGGCAAATCTGGAAATACTTGGCTAAATACTTCAGGTAAAACCTTACCAAATTCATTTCCAAATTGTAATATACGTTTATGTTTTGCCTGCTGGATAACATCATTAACTAAATATATCGCCAGCAGCTTCCTTCTTGTGTTAGTAGTCGTCATTAAAATGTATTTGGACCAGCTTTGGGCAACCACATGAGCTTCTTTGTATAATGTCAATAACCACTTAGAAGCGCCAACAATTGATTCTTGCGTCTCGTCCAACCCATTAAGCTTTCCAATAAACTGTTCCTCAGAAAATGACATCTTAACTGATATTTGTTAAATCCTTTTTATGTTTTATGGTTTGAATTAGTGGCCTTTATCAAGGACTACTTTCTAGTCTTATTTGCATGAActttcaaacttttcaaacattATTGGCGAAGAATATCGCTAAGATACATAACGAGTGGAACATGGAACACCCTTCAAAGAAAGCAAGGATAGATGGTTTTGAGGAGTTGAAAGttatattctttaaattaaaTACGTTTTATACCTTTCTAATAGGAAGAAAGCATGTGTTAACGAGTTTTGAGACCCTAAAGGGTCCTATTGAACAGTCTATACACAGAGAGTTAAAGATAGAGGACCTTAATAAAATTGTAGTATTGATGCCAGGAGATGCTGTATTAAAATATGTTGACATGAACCAGATTTGCACTGAGACAAAGATCTTCGATTTTAATAAGGGTGGGTATCAACAAAAGGACAGTGATATCTTTGAATTAAAGCAAAATGACTTCGAAAATGAAGCTGAGGAAACacagatattattattcgAGTTTACTGATGGTATTATGCGTGGGCATAATACAAGAGCTGAATATGGGGGCCAGGTAAAGTTGCCTGAATACTCTGCTGAagaaatgaagaagatgattcTTAAGcgaaaacaaatatttatcGAAAAACTAGAGACGTTTACCTCCAAAAATAAGGCAGAAGGTAGGGATCCTTGGGATGAGCTATCTAGGTTATCTCTAGAGAAACTACCACAGAAAACTGTCTATCTAGATCCAGTCGAAGCTATGATGAACGCGAAAAACAGGAAAACACATATCATTGTCGATGAGGAGGCTAATTCTAGTCGACCTACTATAGATGTATTGATCAAGAAATTGGAGTCTTCAGA encodes:
- the SRB2 gene encoding Srb2p (similar to Ashbya gossypii AAL082W), whose translation is MKQTAVIFIEKATPSTITQFHDVLSTHVISVQEKWSFELKTFRSSVKNIPSDDTRVMYSLTLTHRDNQTVTIKKHSAIVTGHHVTEQLTSNGCSTGFPESFDNIITSKLSNIWTQRQSIKGDFGSSYKTSDLVVRAANVFSSSGFKGLLLELEGDESSEMDFDTKVETIQSLLDEISSREFKLSKDRMKDTEPNFLCDLAYQYVKVLD
- the RTT103 gene encoding Rtt103p (similar to Ashbya gossypii AAL081C), whose amino-acid sequence is MSFSEEQFIGKLNGLDETQESIVGASKWLLTLYKEAHVVAQSWSKYILMTTTNTRRKLLAIYLVNDVIQQAKHKRILQFGNEFGKVLPEVFSQVFPDLPQELQKKVKRVVHIWRQRQILSENVLAKIEDHIKKGKPTSTGSSNNADSKIEDITSLYQSLGKYTPSIKSTRLKFEKSLDALDPKSMVYPENFKTVTKIATSAKEILHKSIDMRRTLLKHLETLGEEQKKVLNSELDSISEIDLLLSLKDPSNVQTSSAVNDDVLPTYEQEIDSENSSEESDDDSKSKKRSSEDESDPQLKRVKVFASDDVMNSGYEPTAMLNTDAAAITPDEQNSITSSIQDLLSKLAN